A genomic stretch from Primulina huaijiensis isolate GDHJ02 chromosome 14, ASM1229523v2, whole genome shotgun sequence includes:
- the LOC140957970 gene encoding uncharacterized protein — protein sequence MPQLDKFTYLTQFFWSCLFLFTFYIAICNDGDGVLGISRILKLRNQLVSHRENNIRRNDPNSLEDILRKGFSTGVSYMYSSLFEVSQWCNAVDLLGKRKKITLISCFGELSGSRGMERNIFYLISKSSYSTSSNPGWGITCRNDIMLIHVLHGQGSIGKIAETSSYIYLLESPFTWANLYAYTITMAHKEALVLTKEWDPQEKNFDSSRRSSLHAEVNRGGKVKIESGTENEAGTDLSFGRRHSYHLVDPSPWPISGSLGALATTVGGVMCMHSFQGGATLLSLGLIFILYTMFVWWRDVLRESTLEGHHTKVIQLGPRYGVILFIVSEFMFFFAFFRAFSHSSLAPTVDIGCIWPPKGIGVLDPWEILFLNTFILPSSGATVTWAHHAIFAEKEKRAV from the exons ATGCCTCAACTAGATAAATTCACTTATTTAACACAATTCTTCTGGTCATGCCTTTTCCTCTTTACTTTCTATATTGCCATATGCAATGATGGAGATGGAGTACTTGGGATCAGCAGAATTCTAAAACTACGGAACCAACTGGTTTCACACCGGGAGAACAACATCCGGAGGAACGACCCCAACAGTTTGGAAGATATCTTGAGAAAAGGTTTTAGCACCGGTGTATCCTATATGTACTCCAGTTTATTCGAAGTATCCCAATGGTGTAACGCCGTCGACTTATTGGGAAAAAGGAAGAAGATCACTTTAATCTCTTGTTTCGGAGAACTAAGTGGCTCACGAGGAATGGAAAGAAATATATTCTATTTGATTTCGAAGTCCTCATATAGCACTTCTTCCAATCCTGGATGGGGGATCACTTGTAGGAATGACATAATGCTAATCCATGTTCTACACGGCCAAGGAAGCATCG GAAAGATAGCTGAAACTAGCAGTTATATTTATCTTCTCGAGAGTCCCTTTACTTGGGCTAATTTATATGCTTACACTATAACTATGGCTCACAAGGAGGCCCTGGTCCTGACTAAGGAATGGGATCCCC AGGAGAAAAACTTTGATTCTTCCCGAAGGTCTTCCTTGCATGCTGAAGTGAACAGGGGCG GAAAGGTGAAGATTGAATCGGGAACAGAAAACGAAGCAGGAACAGACTTGTCCTTTGGTCGA AGGCATTCTTATCATTTGGTAGATCCAAGTCCATGGCCTATTTCTGGTTCACTCGGAGCTTTGGCAACAACCGTAGGAGGTGTGATGTGCATGCACTCATTTCAAGGGGGTGCAACACTTCTCAGTTTGGGCCTCATATTTATTCTATATACCATGTTCGTATGGTGGCGCGATGTTCTACGTGAATCGACGTTGGAAGGAC atcatACCAAAGTCATACAATTAGGACCTCGATATGGTGTTATTCTTTTTATCGTATCGGAGTTTATGttcttttttgctttttttCGGGCTTTTTCTCATTCTTCTTTGGCACCTACGGTAGATATCGGATGTATTTGGCCACCAAAAGGGATTGGGGTTTTAGATCCTTGGGAAATCCTTTTTCTTAATACCTTTATTCTCCCTTCATCCGGAGCTACCGTAACTTGGGCTCATCATGCTATATTCGCGGAGAAGGAAAAACGAGCAGTTTAA